Proteins found in one Aethina tumida isolate Nest 87 chromosome 1, icAetTumi1.1, whole genome shotgun sequence genomic segment:
- the LOC109599027 gene encoding uncharacterized protein LOC109599027 translates to MKRLVDIFWRILRPITSSIRSNPFYIESFIAFMSCALNLLLYAEIRQQRAHIGENIHMSTNRLLSERQNIEQSVVEGNSQEVDEAVPVVQEHVLPIEQEHVHLVPQEHIPSTQGDYVTVPQATYTQVVVQEEVQTLRQDSGQPRRQMQTLRRDQIRTIRNDFVKNLRQDYDRRLVMMHQTSRCPSNSSSGQSFLHAAEITVLDTTVESNLVLPPRKQQMQQLLNMSVNKYLSSELAKRKREREMAPTDEDYWNELKEYVKQDLKKRDIDRAKEPNNETDTVKINKPVKPIVTEQEAPKVSSSEDKEEELVSIQQIDPAVDEYKRLTNITLNESRNSLYSL, encoded by the exons ATGAAGCGACTTGTGGATATATTTTGGAGGATCCTGCGTCCAATAACGTCCAGTATACGATCGAACCCGTTCTACATCGAAAGTTTCATTGCTTTTATGTCATGTGCTCTAAATCTTTTGTTGTATGCGGAAATTCGACAACAAAGGGCTCACATAGGAG aaaatatccaTATGTCAACAAACCGACTCCTGTCAGAAAGACAGAACATTGAGCAGTCAGTCGTCGAGGGTAATTCGCAGGAAGTGGACGAAGCCGTGCCGGTCGTGCAGGAGCACGTGCTGCCGATTGAGCAGGAGCACGTGCACTTGGTGCCTCAAGAACATATACCGTCGACACAAGGCGATTACGTAACCGTGCCACAGGCCACCTACACCCAGGTAGTGGTGCAGGAGGAGGTGCAGACACTGCGGCAGGATAGCGGCCAGCCTCGACGTCAGATGCAGACACTGCGACGTGACCAAATCAGGACGATACGGAACGACTTCGTCAAAAATCTGAGACAGGACTACGATAGGCGCTTGGTAATGATGCATCAAACATCGAGATGCCCCTCAAATTCTTCTTCTGGACAATCATTTTTGCATGCTGCGGAGATAACTGTATTAGACACAACGGTAGAGTCCAACCTAGTGCTGCCTCCTAGAAAACAACAGATGCAGCAACTGCTCAACATGTCCGTGAACAAATACTTGAGTTCAGAATTGGCAAAAAGGAAGAGAGAAAGAGAAATGGCGCCTACGGATGAGGATTATTGGAATGAACTGAAGGAGTACGTCAAGCAGGATTTGAAGAAGCGGGATATTGATAGAGCCAAAGAGCCTAATAATGAAACTgatactgttaaaataaacaaacctgTCAAACCCATTGTAACTGAACAGGAAGCCCCCAAAGTAAGTTCGTCAGAGGACAAAGAAGAGGAACTCGTTAGTATTCAGCAAATAGATCCTGCGGTAGACGAGTACAAGAGATTGACCAATATTACTCTGAACGAGTCACGTAACTCATTGTACTCGTTGTAG